A genomic window from Struthio camelus isolate bStrCam1 chromosome 2, bStrCam1.hap1, whole genome shotgun sequence includes:
- the TMX3 gene encoding protein disulfide-isomerase TMX3 isoform X1, with protein sequence MAAAGGRRRRLLGAAVVVALVLASEAVFVEDLDESFKENRKDDIWLVDFYAPWCGHCKKLEPVWNEVGIEMKNMGSPVKVGKMDATSFSSIASEFGVRGYPTIKLLKGDLAYNYRGPRTKDDIIEFANRVAGPLIRPLPSQHMFEHVQKRHRVLFVYVGGESPLKEKYIEVASELIVYTYFFSASEDVLPEYVTLPELPAVVVFKDGTYFVYDEYEDGDLSSWINRERFQGYLHVDGFTLYELGDTGKLVAIAVIDDKNSSVEHTRLKSIIQEVARDYRDHFHRDFQFGHMDGNDYINSLLMDDLTIPTIVVLNTSNQQYFLPDRHIENTEDMVQFINNILDGTAEAQGGDGVLQRIKRIIYDAKSTVVSVFKSSPLLGCFLFGLPLGVISIMCYGICTADTDGGMDENEATKKENGDRELTDEGSEEEQEEEKNENYTELSDGELKQKNILEKKKD encoded by the exons AtggcagcggcgggcgggcggcggcggcggctcctcggaGCGGCAG TAGTGGTTGCGCTTGTTTTGGCATCAGAGGCAGTTTTTGTGGAGGATCTAGATGAATC gtTTAAAGAAAACCGTAAAGATGATATTTGGCTTGTAGAT TTTTATGCCCCTTGGTGTGGCCACTGCAAGAAATTGGAGCCTGTGTGGAATGAAGTTGgtatagaaatgaaaaacatggGCTCCCCAGTAAAAGTTGGGAAGATGGATGCAACTTCTTTTTCTA GTATCGCATCTGAATTTGGAGTGCGAGGCTATCCAACAATTAAGCT CTTAAAAGGTGACTTGGCATACAACTATAGAGGACCTAGAACTAAAGATGATATAATTGAATTTGCTAATAGAGTAGCAGG ACCTCTAATCAGGCCACTTCCTAGCCAGCATATGTTTGAGCATGTGCAAAAGAGACATCGTGTACTTTTCGTGTATGTTGGTGGGGAATCTCCTTTAAAG gaaaaatacaTTGAAGTTGCTTCAGAACTAATTGTTtatacatactttttttctgcctcagaaGATGTACTACCTGAG TATGTGACATTGCCTGAATTGCCTGCTGTTGTGGTCTTCAAAGATGGAACTTACTTTGTATATGATG agtaTGAAGATGGTGATCTGTCATCCTGGATAAACAGAGAAAGATTTCAGGGTTATCTTCATGTAGATGGCTTTACATTGTATGAACTTGGAGATACAG GAAAACTTGTGGCTATTGCAGTCATTGATGATAAAAACTCTTCAGTGGAACATACCAG acTAAAATCTATTATTCAGGAAGTTGCTAGAGATTATCGGGACCATTTTCACAG GGATTTCCAGTTTGGCCATATGGATGGAAATGATTACATTAATAGCTTACTAATGGA tGACTTGACAATCCCTACTATTGTGGTATTGAATACCTCCAATCAGCAGTACTTTTTGCCAGATAGGCATATTGAGAACACAGAAGACATGGTTCAATTTATTAACAATATCTTGGATGGTACAGCTGAA GCACAGGGTGGTGATGGAGTTCTGCAACGAATCAAGAGAATAATCTATGATGCCAAGTCCACTGTAgtt TCTGTGTTCAAGAGTTCACCGCTTCTGGGATGCTTTCTCTTTGGATTGCCCCTGGGAGTCATCAGCATTATGTGTTATGGAATCTGCACAGCTGATACAGATGGAGGAATGGATGAAAATGAGGCAACTAAGAAGGAAAATGGTGATCGGGAGCTCACAGATGAAGGCAGTGAGGAAgaacaagaggaagagaagaatgaaaactaTACAGAACTTTCAGATGGAGAGcttaaacagaaaaacatattggaaaagaaaaaagactga
- the TMX3 gene encoding protein disulfide-isomerase TMX3 isoform X2 — protein sequence MAAAGGRRRRLLGAAVVALVLASEAVFVEDLDESFKENRKDDIWLVDFYAPWCGHCKKLEPVWNEVGIEMKNMGSPVKVGKMDATSFSSIASEFGVRGYPTIKLLKGDLAYNYRGPRTKDDIIEFANRVAGPLIRPLPSQHMFEHVQKRHRVLFVYVGGESPLKEKYIEVASELIVYTYFFSASEDVLPEYVTLPELPAVVVFKDGTYFVYDEYEDGDLSSWINRERFQGYLHVDGFTLYELGDTGKLVAIAVIDDKNSSVEHTRLKSIIQEVARDYRDHFHRDFQFGHMDGNDYINSLLMDDLTIPTIVVLNTSNQQYFLPDRHIENTEDMVQFINNILDGTAEAQGGDGVLQRIKRIIYDAKSTVVSVFKSSPLLGCFLFGLPLGVISIMCYGICTADTDGGMDENEATKKENGDRELTDEGSEEEQEEEKNENYTELSDGELKQKNILEKKKD from the exons AtggcagcggcgggcgggcggcggcggcggctcctcggaGCGGCAG TGGTTGCGCTTGTTTTGGCATCAGAGGCAGTTTTTGTGGAGGATCTAGATGAATC gtTTAAAGAAAACCGTAAAGATGATATTTGGCTTGTAGAT TTTTATGCCCCTTGGTGTGGCCACTGCAAGAAATTGGAGCCTGTGTGGAATGAAGTTGgtatagaaatgaaaaacatggGCTCCCCAGTAAAAGTTGGGAAGATGGATGCAACTTCTTTTTCTA GTATCGCATCTGAATTTGGAGTGCGAGGCTATCCAACAATTAAGCT CTTAAAAGGTGACTTGGCATACAACTATAGAGGACCTAGAACTAAAGATGATATAATTGAATTTGCTAATAGAGTAGCAGG ACCTCTAATCAGGCCACTTCCTAGCCAGCATATGTTTGAGCATGTGCAAAAGAGACATCGTGTACTTTTCGTGTATGTTGGTGGGGAATCTCCTTTAAAG gaaaaatacaTTGAAGTTGCTTCAGAACTAATTGTTtatacatactttttttctgcctcagaaGATGTACTACCTGAG TATGTGACATTGCCTGAATTGCCTGCTGTTGTGGTCTTCAAAGATGGAACTTACTTTGTATATGATG agtaTGAAGATGGTGATCTGTCATCCTGGATAAACAGAGAAAGATTTCAGGGTTATCTTCATGTAGATGGCTTTACATTGTATGAACTTGGAGATACAG GAAAACTTGTGGCTATTGCAGTCATTGATGATAAAAACTCTTCAGTGGAACATACCAG acTAAAATCTATTATTCAGGAAGTTGCTAGAGATTATCGGGACCATTTTCACAG GGATTTCCAGTTTGGCCATATGGATGGAAATGATTACATTAATAGCTTACTAATGGA tGACTTGACAATCCCTACTATTGTGGTATTGAATACCTCCAATCAGCAGTACTTTTTGCCAGATAGGCATATTGAGAACACAGAAGACATGGTTCAATTTATTAACAATATCTTGGATGGTACAGCTGAA GCACAGGGTGGTGATGGAGTTCTGCAACGAATCAAGAGAATAATCTATGATGCCAAGTCCACTGTAgtt TCTGTGTTCAAGAGTTCACCGCTTCTGGGATGCTTTCTCTTTGGATTGCCCCTGGGAGTCATCAGCATTATGTGTTATGGAATCTGCACAGCTGATACAGATGGAGGAATGGATGAAAATGAGGCAACTAAGAAGGAAAATGGTGATCGGGAGCTCACAGATGAAGGCAGTGAGGAAgaacaagaggaagagaagaatgaaaactaTACAGAACTTTCAGATGGAGAGcttaaacagaaaaacatattggaaaagaaaaaagactga